A genomic window from Alkalihalobacillus sp. AL-G includes:
- a CDS encoding glycosyltransferase, translating into MKVLHLISGGETGGSKNHLLSLLQQFNNEEVVLGIFQKGEFYREAKALGLPTQLFEQKNRYDVSIIFRMKNYIKKNNFSILHTHGPRANTFGLILKKLCPDIQWVTTVHSDPKQDFIKGGIKGKVFTAINLKVLDNIDHYFAVSDRFKVMLTELGIDKEKITTIYNGISFEEPTTNKVDRKELQLKDEDFVISMIARLHPIKGHEVVLNSMKGLLDEGHRNVHLLLVGEGPQRADIEAQLYNLDLGEYVHVLGFRKDVHAILELSDVKLLASFSESFPLVILEAARARVPVISTDVGGVQDLISSKELGWIIPVNDENALNVALTEAIELKEQNRLKGIGENLYHTARENYSLNQLFEATYNTYEKLIN; encoded by the coding sequence ATGAAGGTCTTACACTTAATTAGTGGGGGGGAAACAGGTGGTTCAAAGAACCACCTTCTTTCTCTTTTACAGCAATTTAACAATGAGGAAGTTGTATTAGGCATTTTCCAAAAAGGTGAATTTTACAGAGAAGCAAAGGCATTGGGTCTTCCGACTCAACTTTTCGAGCAAAAGAACAGATATGATGTAAGTATCATTTTTAGAATGAAGAACTATATTAAGAAAAATAACTTTTCAATATTGCACACTCATGGTCCTAGAGCCAATACTTTTGGTTTAATCCTTAAAAAGCTTTGTCCTGATATTCAATGGGTTACGACCGTTCACAGTGATCCGAAGCAGGATTTTATAAAAGGTGGTATAAAGGGTAAGGTTTTCACTGCAATCAATCTGAAAGTACTGGATAATATCGATCATTATTTTGCAGTTTCAGATCGGTTCAAGGTTATGCTTACAGAGCTTGGGATCGATAAGGAAAAAATAACAACCATATATAATGGGATAAGCTTTGAGGAACCCACTACGAATAAAGTCGATCGAAAAGAGCTTCAATTAAAAGATGAAGATTTCGTAATCTCAATGATTGCAAGGCTACATCCGATAAAAGGCCATGAAGTAGTACTAAATAGTATGAAGGGCTTATTAGATGAAGGACATCGTAATGTACATTTATTGCTAGTCGGAGAAGGTCCACAGCGAGCTGATATCGAAGCACAGCTCTATAATCTGGATTTAGGTGAATATGTTCACGTATTAGGCTTTAGAAAGGATGTACATGCTATCCTAGAGCTGTCCGATGTTAAACTATTAGCATCCTTTAGCGAGAGCTTCCCATTAGTAATACTTGAAGCAGCGAGGGCTCGAGTACCTGTCATATCTACAGATGTCGGGGGAGTTCAAGATTTGATCTCCAGTAAGGAGCTAGGCTGGATCATCCCGGTTAACGATGAAAATGCTTTAAATGTTGCACTGACCGAAGCGATCGAGTTAAAAGAACAAAATCGACTGAAGGGAATCGGAGAAAACTTATATCATACTGCACGTGAGAATTATTCCCTCAATCAGCTATTTGAAGCAACATATAACACATATGAAAAGCTAATAAATTAA
- a CDS encoding O-antigen ligase — MERTLDFYKILALTAILLIIGLIFPNTILGLIITAIIGSLALFRTKEAIILLVFYFPIRPFLIEINPSLKGVGDLIILLALLKVFWMYRHNWKQLFKLNLFEWSFIAFCVIGAISSLLTGVQPVAIIFELRALVITYLLFYVIRRLDINKSDIKKFLWTTFWTAIILCLHGIVEKLSLRTLLMPQEWTEMPLSETNRIRIYGLIFNPNVLAIYLMFAFMGTMYLKKMINGRRMLWLVHSGLILMLGVFILTYSRGSWIAVIFGMITYYLVTKNKRVMLKTILMIAVSIVLVYIPVTTATHYIEQTDFGQNEGQRQSELRKRLGSTFNEDTLELSLNTGRLYYVKKGFQVFTDHPIIGTGFATFGDAATKSYSSPIYDDYNIDWNFYSDNQYIQVIAQTGTIGVVLFAMYLLGMLGYLWKNRKKSVLGPLMVTILISVYVCGVYYNIWENKVFTLYYFIFLGVFSNLIEIQNEENKDEGLTLN, encoded by the coding sequence ATGGAACGCACGCTTGATTTTTATAAAATTTTGGCGCTCACAGCGATATTATTAATTATTGGACTTATATTTCCTAATACAATTTTAGGACTCATCATAACAGCAATAATTGGTTCGTTGGCTTTATTTAGAACGAAAGAAGCTATTATATTACTAGTTTTTTATTTTCCAATAAGACCATTTTTAATTGAAATAAACCCTTCATTAAAAGGGGTTGGTGATCTGATCATCCTTTTAGCCTTATTAAAAGTTTTCTGGATGTATCGCCATAATTGGAAACAATTATTCAAGTTGAATTTATTTGAGTGGAGCTTTATTGCTTTTTGTGTAATTGGAGCAATTTCTTCACTTTTAACAGGCGTTCAACCTGTAGCAATCATATTTGAATTGAGAGCGCTTGTTATTACGTACTTATTGTTCTATGTAATCCGTCGTCTTGATATCAATAAGAGCGATATAAAGAAGTTTCTGTGGACAACGTTCTGGACCGCAATCATTCTTTGTTTACATGGGATAGTCGAGAAGCTCTCACTTAGGACCTTATTAATGCCGCAAGAATGGACGGAAATGCCATTATCGGAAACAAATCGAATTCGTATTTATGGGTTAATATTCAACCCGAACGTTTTGGCAATATATTTGATGTTTGCCTTTATGGGGACAATGTATTTGAAAAAGATGATCAATGGTAGAAGGATGCTGTGGCTGGTACACAGTGGATTGATCCTCATGTTAGGAGTATTTATCTTAACCTATTCAAGAGGAAGCTGGATCGCAGTAATATTTGGGATGATTACCTACTACTTGGTAACAAAAAATAAGAGAGTCATGCTGAAAACCATATTGATGATCGCTGTTTCTATTGTCTTAGTCTATATTCCGGTTACAACAGCAACACACTATATTGAGCAAACCGACTTTGGACAAAATGAAGGACAAAGACAATCAGAGCTCCGTAAAAGGCTTGGCTCCACGTTTAACGAAGATACCTTGGAATTGAGCCTGAACACGGGAAGATTATATTATGTTAAAAAAGGATTTCAGGTATTCACTGATCATCCTATTATTGGAACCGGCTTTGCGACCTTCGGTGACGCAGCAACAAAATCCTATTCATCTCCAATCTACGACGATTACAATATCGATTGGAATTTCTATTCAGATAATCAATACATCCAAGTCATTGCACAAACCGGTACTATCGGTGTGGTTTTATTCGCAATGTATTTGTTAGGGATGCTCGGGTACTTGTGGAAAAACCGAAAAAAGTCAGTATTAGGCCCATTAATGGTTACGATCTTGATCAGTGTATATGTATGTGGTGTCTACTATAATATTTGGGAAAATAAAGTGTTTACATTGTATTATTTTATCTTCCTTGGGGTTTTCTCGAATTTAATTGAAATACAAAACGAGGAGAATAAAGATGAAGGTCTTACACTTAATTAG
- the murJ gene encoding murein biosynthesis integral membrane protein MurJ gives MSKLKLASILLLGATLIFKVSSMLREMSIAYLFGDSYITGAYQAAFVLPNMIILFLITGMKDSFVPSYIHSLTENRHKTHLTQIFKGTAWIGLAITILGVVLSPYLVGLLYPDFKPAAEEVAVTVSRIYFAMIAFVALNAVLEGLLDAQQKFSFSVLSQVIVVVSTIGGGFLFHSSIGIYGFATGFGIGTVVSLIIKLGYFIPQRLVQWKDKIEWKEIKSYYLVFLPVGLTVMVGQINLLIDTIFANTYGANVVAYLNYAKSLVHFPQAIFGVTIGTIVLPILSKAVAKKDNKIFNMGIERGLTSMYLILFPSVLGMLVLMPNIIALVYERGAFGEQATIATSSMAVMYIGSVLFYSLHQVVIKAFYSLQKGHIILKIGLLSIVLKVILNFIFTEWIGYTGIALASSVVGAFYVGICFILLIRITGNFPFKKIGKELFKITTCGMIMYVAVTYSLSGLNELNLNNLFIIMIIAAIGAIIYGICIFLFKIEAVSFLLKRSKNEIETTN, from the coding sequence ATGTCAAAGCTGAAGTTAGCCAGTATCCTACTATTGGGTGCAACATTAATATTTAAAGTCTCCAGTATGCTAAGGGAAATGTCCATTGCGTACTTATTTGGAGATTCATATATCACAGGTGCTTATCAGGCTGCTTTTGTACTTCCGAATATGATTATTCTATTCTTGATCACAGGAATGAAAGATTCATTTGTGCCGAGTTATATTCATTCTTTGACAGAAAACAGACATAAAACACATTTAACACAGATATTTAAAGGGACTGCTTGGATAGGATTAGCCATTACGATTCTTGGTGTTGTGTTATCACCTTATTTAGTAGGTCTTTTATATCCCGATTTCAAGCCGGCAGCAGAAGAGGTAGCAGTTACTGTTTCACGAATTTATTTTGCTATGATTGCATTCGTAGCTTTAAATGCAGTACTTGAGGGATTATTGGATGCCCAGCAGAAATTTTCGTTTTCCGTTCTTTCTCAAGTAATCGTTGTCGTGTCTACGATTGGTGGAGGATTCCTATTTCATTCTAGTATTGGGATATATGGATTTGCTACTGGATTTGGAATAGGGACAGTAGTATCCTTAATAATCAAATTGGGGTATTTTATCCCACAAAGACTAGTGCAATGGAAAGATAAAATTGAGTGGAAAGAAATTAAATCATATTACCTTGTTTTCTTGCCTGTTGGACTTACAGTAATGGTAGGGCAGATCAACCTTTTAATAGATACTATCTTTGCAAACACATATGGTGCAAATGTTGTTGCGTATTTGAACTATGCTAAAAGTCTTGTTCACTTCCCACAGGCAATTTTTGGCGTAACAATTGGAACGATTGTTTTACCGATCTTGTCCAAGGCAGTAGCAAAGAAGGATAATAAGATCTTTAATATGGGGATTGAACGAGGGTTAACCTCAATGTATTTAATTCTATTTCCTTCTGTTCTTGGAATGTTAGTTCTTATGCCAAACATTATCGCTCTTGTCTATGAAAGAGGTGCATTTGGTGAACAAGCTACAATAGCAACAAGTTCAATGGCTGTAATGTATATTGGGTCCGTCTTGTTCTATAGCTTGCATCAGGTTGTCATTAAGGCATTTTACTCACTGCAGAAGGGTCATATCATTCTAAAAATCGGGTTACTATCGATCGTATTAAAGGTGATCCTCAACTTTATTTTCACCGAATGGATTGGTTATACTGGAATAGCTCTCGCATCATCCGTTGTTGGTGCATTTTATGTCGGAATTTGTTTTATTTTACTGATTCGTATAACGGGTAATTTTCCCTTCAAAAAAATCGGCAAGGAATTATTCAAGATTACCACATGTGGTATGATTATGTACGTTGCAGTAACATATTCATTAAGTGGTCTAAATGAGCTTAATTTGAATAATCTCTTCATCATAATGATTATTGCGGCAATCGGGGCAATTATATATGGAATTTGTATTTTTCTTTTCAAAATTGAAGCGGTCAGCTTTTTATTAAAACGTTCGAAAAATGAAATTGAAACTACTAACTAG
- a CDS encoding WecB/TagA/CpsF family glycosyltransferase, with the protein MKQEILGVSVSDLTYESLINNIDKDINENKKSFIVAVNPEKIMKAQNSPELKTLLNSATYQIPDGIGVIIASKLKKGTITNRITGIDLMMRICLYASNNKKRIFLYGAKPGVAEEAKERLEETFPGVQIVGTQHGYEADEDKVIEQINNVNPDILFVAMGSPNQENWIIRNMGRLQVNIFQGVGGSFDVICGNTKRAPKSFRNLGLEWLYRLITEPQRFKRQLALPKFLYKILKTS; encoded by the coding sequence ATGAAGCAGGAAATATTAGGAGTATCTGTATCTGATCTTACGTACGAATCACTTATAAATAACATTGATAAGGATATAAATGAAAATAAAAAATCGTTTATCGTTGCTGTTAATCCTGAAAAGATAATGAAAGCACAAAATTCACCTGAACTGAAAACACTTTTAAACAGTGCAACATATCAAATACCAGATGGAATCGGTGTCATTATTGCATCGAAGCTAAAAAAAGGTACGATTACAAATCGTATTACAGGCATAGACCTAATGATGAGGATTTGCCTATATGCATCCAACAATAAGAAGAGGATCTTTTTATATGGTGCAAAGCCAGGAGTTGCAGAGGAAGCCAAAGAAAGGCTTGAAGAGACTTTCCCGGGTGTTCAGATTGTTGGGACTCAACATGGTTATGAAGCAGATGAAGATAAGGTTATCGAACAGATTAACAATGTAAATCCTGATATCTTATTTGTTGCAATGGGGAGCCCTAATCAAGAAAATTGGATTATTAGAAACATGGGTCGACTACAGGTGAATATTTTCCAAGGTGTCGGAGGCTCGTTTGATGTCATATGCGGGAATACGAAAAGAGCGCCTAAATCATTCAGAAATCTTGGCTTAGAATGGTTATACAGATTAATTACAGAACCTCAACGTTTCAAAAGACAGCTCGCATTACCCAAATTTTTATATAAAATTTTAAAAACATCTTAA